The genomic interval ATCCGGGGTCGCGGCCGCTGAAGCCGCCGATTCGGGGGTGGATCTCCGGATTTCCGGCGAGCCCGCAGGTGAGCCCGAGCTCGAGCGAGAGATCCGACACGGCTTCCACGGCCACGCGTACGAGCGGGTGCGCGGCATGCTGCGCACGTACGATGACCGCTTCGACGACTACGGCGACTTCCTCATGCCGCGGCTGGAGGAAGCCTGGCGGCTGCTGGCCGACGACGGCACGCTGTACCTGCACCTCGACTACCGCGAGGCGCACTACGCGAAGGTGATGCTGGATGCCGTCTTCGGACGCGACTGCTTCCTGAACGAACTGATCTGGGCGTACGACTACGGTGCCAAGTCGCGACGCCGCTGGCCGACAAAGCACGACACGATCCTGGTCTACGTCAAGGCGCCAGGTGGCCACTACTTCGACTCGGATGCCGTGGACCGAGAGCCGTACATGGCCCCTGGACTGGTCACGCCCGAGAAGGCCGCCCGCGGCAAGCTGCCCACTGACGTCTGGTGGCACACGATCGTGCCGACCACCGGGCGTGAGAAGACCGGGTATCCGACGCAGAAGCCCGAGGGGGTGCTTCGTCGCATAGTGCAGGCCTCGAGCCGCCCCGGTGACCGGGTGCTGGACCTGTTCGCCGGCTCTGGGACGCTGGGAGCGGTGGCATCCGCACTCGGTCGTGACGCGGTGCTCGTCGATGACAACCCCGAGGCGATCCGCGTCATGCGCGAGCGGATGCCGCACGCCGACGTGCGCGCCGTCTGAAAGCCGACACCGTCTGAAAGCCGACACCGTCTGAAAGTAGGATGAGCACGTGTTCGAGCTGCGACGCCTGCGCCTGCTTCATGAGCTCTCAGTGCGCGGCACCATCGCCGAGGTGGCGGCCTCGCTGTCGTACAGCCCGTCGACCGTGTCGCAACAGCTCGCGCTGCTGGAGCGCGAAGCGGGGGTCGCGCTGCTCGAGCCGGACGGGCGCCGGGTGCGCTTGACGGCGGAGGGGCGGATGCTGGCAGAGCACGCCGCGCGGATGCTCGACCTCGACGAAGCCGCCCGTGCCGCGCTGGCAGCCCCTGGGGCGCTGGAGCCGGTTCGCCTGGCGGCCATGCCGACTGCCGCGGAGACGATCGTCCCTGCCGCTCTCACGCTGCTCGCCGCGCGCGCCCCGCAGCTGCGGGTGGAGCTCGAGGAGCTTCCGCCGGAGGAGAGCCTGTTCGAGCTGTCCGCCCGGCGGTTCGATCTGGTGATCGCCGAGCAGTACCCCGGCCACACCCGCGAGGTGCATGCCGGCCTGGAGCACCGCCTGCTCGGCGAGGACCCGATCCGCATCGTGCTGTCACCCGATGAGGCGCCAGCGCCCCTGGCATCCCTGCGCGACCGCGCCTGGGTGCTGGAGCCCGCGGGAACCGCCGCCAGGCAGTGGGCGGTGCAGCAGTGCCGCGCTGCAGGCTTCGAACCCGACGTGCGCTTCGAGGCCGATGACCTCACCGCGCACATCAGACTGATCACTGCAGGGCACGCCGTGGGCATGCTGCCCGACCTCATCTGGGGCGATGAGCCCAGTGGCATGAGCCTGGCCTCCCTGCCAGGCTCGCCGGTGCGAGAGGTGTTCACGGCCGTGCGCACCGCCGGCCGGGCATCCGAGAGTGTGACCCTGGTGCGCGACGCGCTCGCCGAGGCGTTTGCCTCGCACCGCAAGGTCGCGCCCTAGCATCCACTTCCCGACCCCGACCCCCCACACCAACCCAGGTACGGATGGCGGTCGAATCCACGCATGGCGGGAGACACGCCGCAGGATCTACCGCCATCCGTACAATCTCCCGCCATCCGTTCCCGGGTAGCGTTAGGGAAGGCCGAGATCGGTCCGGAACCGAGGTCGGGACGGAGGGGTGGCACATGGAGGTGCATTTCGTCGCGGCGCTGGAGCAGCTCGAGCCGTCGGATGCTGTTCGCCTGGCCGCTCTGGCCGAAGACAGCGGCTTCGCGGGAACAGTGCTGAGTGATCGTTTTCAGCCCTGGCTGCCGCAGCAGGGGCAGTCCGCCTTCGCGTGGACCGTCGCCGGTGCTGTCGGCCAGCGGATCTCGGGCACCGTCACGGTGTCGGCTGTGCCTGGATACCGCCAGCACCCGGCATCCGTCGCGCAGGCGAGCGCGACGCTCAGCGCGCTGCGCTCAGGCGGTGAACAGCGTGACTGGCACCGCCTGTTGCTCTCGGCCGGCGACGCGATCGACGAGCACGTCGTCGGCGGCTACTGGCCGGAGGCGCATGAGCGCGCCACGCGTCTGTTCGAGTCGGCCGAGATCATCCGAAAACTGTTCACCGCGTCGGCGAAGGGCAGCGATGTGCGGCACGCCGGCGCACACCACCGGCTGGAGACATCGCGCCTGTGGACGATGCCGACCACCCCGCCGAGCGTGCAGATCTGGGCAGGCGGCCCCGTCACCGCGCGGCGCGCCGGCCGTGAGGGCTTCGGCATCGTCGTGCAGGCAGCACCGGCGGACCGCCTGGTCGCGCTGCTGCGCGCGTTCCGCGAGGGTGCCCGCGAGGGCGGTCACGCGCCGGGGCGCGCGACCGTGCACGCCCAGCTGTCGTGGGCGCCGACCGACGAGGAGGCGCTCGCGAACGCCCTGACCGACTGGCCCATGGCAGGGCTGCGCTTTCCGCGAGGCGATATCCGCTCGCCGTTCGACGTCGCGCAGCTCGCCCGCGCGGTCTCGCCAGACGACATCCGCTCCCGCATCCCGGTCAGCGCGGATCCCACCGTGCACGCCGCCCACCTGCGCGCGCTCGCCGCACTCGGCTTCGACACCGTGCACGTGCACAACGTGAGCCGCGCTCAGGATGCCTGGCTCGAGATCTATGCGCGCGAGATCGCGCCAGAGATGGGGGCATGACAGATGCTGACCGTGTGGCCGCTGCCCGGCATCCCCGAGGTGCAGTCCGGCGACGACCTCGCAGCCCTGATCCTCGCCGCACTGCAGCCGACCCCGCTCGAGGACGGCGACGTGCTCGTCGTCACCTCGAAGATCGTCTCCAAGGCTGAGGGGCGCATCGTCGCGGCTGACGATCGCGAGGCGGCGATCACCGCCGAGACCGCGCGCATCGTCGCGACCAGGCCGCGCGCCGACGGCGGCGTCACCCGCATCGTGCAGAACAGGCTCGGCATCGTGGGCGCCGCGGCCGGAGTGGATGCCTCGAACACGGCATCCGGAACAGTGCTGCTGCTGCCGATCGACCCTGATGCCAGTGCCCGCGACCTGGCCGGGGCGCTGCGCGCGGCGACCGGAGCCGAGGTCGGAGTGATCATCAGCGACACGCTCGGACGCCCGTGGCGCGAGGGGCAGACCGACATCGCGATCGGAGCCGCAGGTGTGCACATCTTCGACCGCCTCGGCGGCCAGGTCGACAGCGCAGGGCGCCCGCTCATCGTGACGCTGCCGTGCATCGCCGATGAGCTCGCCGCCACCGGCGACCTGGTCAAGGGCAAGCTCAGTGGATGCCCGGTGGCTGTGGTCCGCGGAATGGGGCGCGTCGTGGGCGGGTTGGATCTGGCAGGGGCGGCGAGCATCGTGCGCGACGCCTCGAAGGACATGTTCCGGCTCGGCGCCGACGAGGCGTACCGAGCGGGGTTCGAGGACGGCCGAGCGGTGGCGGATGCTGACGCGCACGCCATCCGCGCTGAAGAGGAGATCTGATGCTGAAGCTGGGTTACAAGGCGTCCGCGGAGCAGTTCGGGCCGCGGGAGCTCGTGGATTTCGCGGTGATGGCGGAGGATTTCGGGTTCGAGTCCGTGGCGGTGAGTGATCATTTTCAGCCGTGGCGGTACACCGGCGGGCATGCCCCGTTCTCGATCGCGTGGGCGGCGGCGGTGGGGGAGCGCACGAGCCGGATCCGCATCGGGACGAGCGTGATGACGCCGACCTTCCGGTACAACCCGGCGGTGATCGCGCAGGCATTCGCGACACTGGGGATGCTGAACCCCGACCGGGTGTTCCTGGGTGTCGGGACGGGTGAGGCGCTGAACGAGATCGCGACGGGGTTCCGTGGGGCGGGGGCGCAGGACTGGCCGGAGTTCCGGGAGCGGTTCGCGCGGCTGCGGGAGTCGGTGCGACTGATGCGGGCGCTGTGGACCGGGGAGCGGGTCTCGTTCGAGGGGGACTACTACTCGACGCATGATGCGTCGATCTACGACGTGCCCGACGGGGGTGTGCCGATCTACATCGCGGCCGGGGGGCCGACGGTGGCGAAGTACGCCGGCCGTGCCGGGGACGGGGTGATCGTGACCTCGGGCAAGGGGCGCGAGCTGTATGAGGATCAGCTGGTTCCGGCGGTGAAGGAGGGGCTGGAGCTGTCGAAGCGGAAGCTGGCCGACATCGACCGGATGATCGAGATCAAGATCTCGTACGAGGAGACGGAGGATGCTGCGCTGGCGAACACGCGGTTCTGGGCGCCGCTGTCGCTGAGCAAAGAGCAGAAGCACGACATCACCGACCCGATCGAGATGGAGAAGGCCGCCGACGCCCTGCCCATCGAGCAGGTCGCGAAGCGGTGGATCGTCGGCGCCGACCCTGATGCCGTGGTCGCGCAGGTGAAGGACTACGTCGACTGGGGCTTCAACAACCTCGTCTTCCACGCCCCCGGCCACGACCAGGAGCGCTTCATGACCCTGTTCCAACGCGACCTCGCCCCCCGACTGCGAGCCCTGGAGGCCCCGGACGCCTGAGCGCGACGAACTCCGACTGACTTTGCTCGTCAGGAACTGCTGCGCGAGGTGAAGGCTCGCAACGCCAACCGCAACTGAGCGGGCCTCCCTCCGCCCGGTCGTTGAGTGAGCGAAGCGAGTCGAAACGGGCTGAGTGAGCGCAGCGACTCGAAGTCCCGGAACCCCAATCCCGTAGTTGTTCAGGGGCGTCAAGAATTCTTTCGGAATCTTTCTCTGATCAGCCGGATTCTGCCTGTCAATGTCGGTGGCCCCGTGTTGAATAGAGGTATGAACAGCACCGCAGCTCTCCTGGATCGGGTCGTCGCCGACCTCGATCAGGTGCTCGGTGCGGATGCGTTCGCGGCGCTGTCCGATGCGGAACGACTGGTGGTGCTGAGGCGGGCTGGTGATGCGTTGCGGCGGGTGGAGGCTGTGGTCGTCGAGACGGTGGCGTCCTCGGATCCGGTGGGGCTTGCGAATGGTGTCGGATGCCGGAGCATGAACGAACTGCTCCAGCGGACCCTGCGTGTGGATTCCCGTGCGGCGGCGCAGATCGTGAAGGCCAGCAGGGCCGTGCACCGCGAGACGGACCTCACCTCCGGAGCGCCGCTCCCGGCGCGGTGGCCGGCGCTGAGGCAGGCGATGCTCGACGGGGCGATCGGGGTCACAGGGCTGTTGGCGGCGACGGGGCCGGTCGAATCGGCCGGTGACCGGATCGGTGCCGCGGACCGGTGGAAGGCCGATGCGGTGCTGGCGGAGGTGGTGCGCGGATACGTGGCCACAGACGGCACGGACGGGGGCGCCGAAGACACGGATGCAGACGGCGGAGACACGGATGCGGACGGCACGCAGCCGGACCGGGTTCCGGCGGCGACGCCGGAGGATGTGAAGTCCATCGCGCATGCGATCGCTCTGCGGCTGGACCCTGATGGCGCGGAACCGACCGAGCAGCGGGCGATGACGCGTCGGTTCCTGTCGGTCGGGCGGATGCGGGACGGGGTGTATCCACTGCGGGGGAACCTGCTGCCCGAGACGTACGCCCAGTTGCAGTTGCTGCTGGATGCGCAGCTGAACCCGAAGACCGACGGCCCACCCGCCCCGGAAGGCGTCGCCTTCCGCCCGTCCGACGATGCGGGCAACGACCGCGCCGACGATGCCGGCGTTGACGGTGACGAGTTCAACAGTGACCCGCGCAGCGTGCTCGACACGCGCACGCGGGGGCAGAAGCAGCACGATGCTCTCACCGCAGCCCTGGGCATCGCCGCTCGGAATGCGGATATGCCGTCGTTGGGCGGTGCGGCTCCCACGCTAGTGGTGCACCTGGATTCCGCCGACAGCTCCTGGGCCACCATCCCCGGCGTCGAAGCCCCGGTCCACGCGGCCGTTGCCCGGCACGCGGGCTGCACCGGCACCATCCAGCGGGTGTTCACCGAGCAGGGCCGGATCGTGGGGATGACGGTCACCGACCGGATCTTCACCGTCTACCAGCGCCGCGCGATCACCCTGCGCGACAAGGAGTGTCTGATCCCCGGCTGTCACGTCCCGGCGTCGTGGTGTGAGATCCACCACGTCACCGAATGGGCCCGCGGCGGGCCGACCAGCACCGACAACGGCGTCCCGTTGTGCTGGTGGCACCACCGCTCGCTGGAGTATTCCGGGTGGGAGATCCGCATGAACCACGGACTCCCCGAAATCCGCGGCCCCGCATGGTGGGACCCCGAACACCGCTGGCGCACCCCACGCCTCTCCCTCCCCGACTTCGCGTACACGTAGCCGTTCCTGCCCGGGTTCGGCGGGCGCTGACGTCCTTTGCCGCTTCGACTCGCTGCGCTCGCTCAGCGCACCGCTCGTCGTTCCGACTGGGACGATCGACCCACATAGGCGTATGCTCGCAGGCAACCGCGTGCGTTCCCCCCGCGCACGCGGTTTCCCCCAGCGCAAAGGAGCGCCATGCCCACCGTCCTCAATCGTGTCGCCGCGGGGCTCGCCCTCGCCACCGCGGCCGTACTCACTTTCGCGCCGGCGGCGTCTGCCGCCCCGGCGCCGGCCGCGTCGGGCATCCACGTTGCAGGCAAACCCGACAAGCCCGCGAAGCCCGGCAAACCGGACAAGCCTGGCAAACCCGGCAAGCCGGCGAAACCAGGCAAGTCCGATGCAACCGTCACCACGCCCGACGGCCGCGTCTTCATCACCGACAAGCAGGGGCGTGCGCTGCAGCTGCGCGGATACAACGCCGCCAAGTACGTGCACGACCGACTGAACCCCGCCGACATCGAGACGATGGCCGATCAGGGATTCAACTTCCTGCGGCTGGTCGTGCAATGGCAGTACTTCGAGCCCGAGCAGGGACAGTACGACCAGTCGTACTTCGACTACGTCGACTCGGTGCTCGACGCCGCCGATCGCGAGGGCGTGCATGTCATGCTCGACATGCACCAGGACGTCTACGGGCCGGTGTTCGGCGCCTCCGGCGCCCCGGAGTGGGCGACCCGCACCGACGGTCTGCCGTTCGAGGATGACCCCGCGAACTGGTTCAACAACTACTTCCAGCCCGCGGTGATGCGCGCCTTCACACACCTGTACAACGACGCGGATCTGCAGCGCGCACAGCAGGACCTGTGGACAGAGGTCGCCGGCGCGTTCAACGAGCACGAGAGTCTGCTGGGCTACGACCTGTTCAACGAGCCGTTCGGCGAGTTCATCGAAGAGGACGGCGGCGATTGGGTGACAGCCTCCGCGCGCATCGAGTCGACGCAGATCAGCGACATGTACGACCGGCTCATCCCGGCGATCCGCAGCGTCGACGACGACTCGTGGATCTTCGTCGAGCCCACAGTGCTTGTCGGCTACGGCGTTCCGACGCAGCTGCGCTCGTTCGATGACCCGCGTGATGGCAAGGCGCGGCTCGGCTACGCCCCGCACTTCTACAACACCGGCGTGGAAGAGGGCGGCGACTGGACGCAGGACGACTTCGTGGTGAACTACGAAGCCGCGATCTCGGCGTACCCCACCGCGAACGGCATGCCGATGATCGTCGGCGAGTGGGGTGTGCCCAACTCGCGCACACCAGGCAACGCCGCCCTCGTGGCCGCGCAGGTCTCAGCCATGGAGCGCTTCGCCAGCGGCTGGGCGATCTGGTACTACTGCGCCAGTGACGGCGGCGGCTACTGCGCGATGAACGGCGACGGCGGGGCCGCCCCTGGCAACGAGCCCGCGTACGGTCCGTACGCGCGGGCGATCGAAGGAGTGCCGGGTGCGGAGCAGTTCGACGCCGCCACCGGCACGTACACCGTGACCTTCACAGCGGGTGCCGGCCAGAGTGAGATCTGGGTGCCGCAGTCCACCTACGCGAAGGGCGCCAAGGTGTCGATCACCGGAGGCAAGGCGCACTACAACGCGAAGAAGCAGCTGCTGCACATCACGGCGAAGCCCGGCGCGAAGGTGACGCTGACCCTCACCAGGTGAGCGTCGACACCCCTACGTATTGTCGACACCCCCACCTGCGGACGTCCGCACGTGGGGTGTCGGCAGCAGGTAGGGGTGTCGACGGGTCTCAGGCGGCCGGGCGCTCGGGATCTAGGTCGAAGTTGTCGTGGAAGACATTGTCGGGGTCGTACTGACGCTTCAGGGCGCGCAGGCGCTCGAGCGTCTCCGGCGGGAACGCGTCGTGCAGGCGGGCCGGATCCTGATCGGTCTCGAAGCTCAGATACAGTCCGGTGAAATGCCGGCGCATGGCATCCCAGATCGGGTCGATCCGGTCGGGCGATGACGACATCGCCAGCACCGAGAACTGCGCAGACCGGTGCGCGAACGCGGTGGCATCCGATGCCACATCCGTCGTCGCCCCGCCAAGGGCGCGGATCTGGAAGAACGAGGTCGCGCCGCGCGTGAGCAGCTGCTCGGCATCCGCCGCGAAGGCGGGCGTGATGTGTTCGAGCAGCCCGGACCGGCCGGTCGGCTCGCCGTAACCGGAATGCCCGGTGCGCGGGCCCGCCGTCACCAGAGAGTCGTACGTCATCAGCATCGCCTGCTGTCCGACGAGCGGTGCGACATCGGCCAGCCGCTGCAGGCGCTCGAGGACCGTGTCCGGATCGTCGGAATCGATCACGTTCATCGTCTGCGCGATCATGCCGCCGCCCTGCTGCCCGCCCATGATCAGGAAGCTCGTCGTGTCGCGCGGCGACGCCTCGACGGCGGCGCCCCAGCGCACCAGGAACCCGGCGATGTCGCCGGCGACGTCGTGCTGCAGCTGGCCGAAGCCGATGTCGCCGACGACGTCGGCCTCGAATTCGAACGCCGTGACGATGCCGAAGGCGAAGCCCGCGCCGCGCATTCCCCAGAACAGCTCCGGATGCTGATCCTCGCTCGCCCGGATCTGCGAGCCGTCTGCGAGCACGAGCTCGACCGCGCGCACGTGGTCGATGGTCAGCCCGTGCGCGCGGCTGAGGTATCCGACGCCACCTGCGGTCGCGAGTCCGCCGACGCCGACACCGCCGGAGTCGCCGGACGAGATCGCCCACCCGTGCGGGCGCAGCGCCGCCGCGACGTCGCCCCACCTGGCGCCGGGTTCGATGCGCACCCGGCGGGCCTGCTCATCGAGCACGGTGATCCCGTGCATCCGACTCAGGTCGATCACCACCCCGCCGTCGTTCGTCGAGCGACCACTGAAGCCGTGCCCGCCGCTGCGCACCGACAGCTCCACCGACTGCTGCCGTGCCCACGTGACCGCCGCCGACACGTCGGAGGCGCTGCGCGGACGCAGCACGATGCCCGGTGTGCCGCCCCGCAGATACGTCGACTTCGCCGCGCCGTAACCGACATCTCCTGGTTCGACGGCGACCTCGGCGAGGGATGCGGGCAGCTTGTCATAGGCGATGCCGGAACGTCGGCGGGCGCGCACCGACAGCGGCACGATCGGCCCGATATCGGTGCCGCGGGCGTCACGGTGCTCGGCGACCGCTTCGCGCACCGCTGGCACGACCCTGGTGGCGAAGGTCTCGAGGGCGGACTCGTCGTCGCCCGAGAGCAGCACGGTCGAGATGCCACCGTCGAGCATCAGCGGCACGAGCTGCTCGACCCACTGCTCCCACGGTCCGTCGAACAGCGACGAGCCGCCGCCGTCGCGGAAGCGCCCCGAGAGGTTGAGGATGCGCCGGACCTCGCGGGGGCTGCGCCCCATCGAGCGCGCCGCATCGTCGATCACCGCGTTGCCATCTGCCAGCATCCCGAGCCCAGCCGGCCCGCCTGGCAGTACCCAGCCGTCAGCCTCTCGGCCGATCAGGTCGAGCATCCGCGCCTTGCCGGCGCCGATGTGCAGCGGAATCCGGTGTGCCGGCGCGGGGCCGCGGTCTGCGCCGGTCACGCGATGGTGCTCGCCGCGCACGTGCAGCGGCGTCGACCGGCTGAGATCCCACACGCCGCGGAAGATCTCGATCGCCTCTTCCAGGGCAGTCACCGATTCGCCTGGTGACAGCCGCGAAGCGCCCATGGCGGTCATCGCGTCCCAGAACGCACCGGCGCCAAGGGCCAGCTCGACCCGCCCCTCGGACAGCAGGTCAAGGCTCGCGGCCGCGCGCGCGACCACGGCCGGCGGTCGCATCGGCACGTTCAGCACGTTGGGGGAGAGGCGGATGCGCTCTGTGGCACCCGCGATCCAGCTGAGCAGCGTCCACGTCTCGTGGAAGCGCGGCTGATAGGGG from Microbacterium sp. H1-D42 carries:
- a CDS encoding site-specific DNA-methyltransferase, with the protein product MEGDNLAAAATLASDSFALIYLDPPFNTGRTQERQVVTARRLAATPENPAESGVAAAEAADSGVDLRISGEPAGEPELEREIRHGFHGHAYERVRGMLRTYDDRFDDYGDFLMPRLEEAWRLLADDGTLYLHLDYREAHYAKVMLDAVFGRDCFLNELIWAYDYGAKSRRRWPTKHDTILVYVKAPGGHYFDSDAVDREPYMAPGLVTPEKAARGKLPTDVWWHTIVPTTGREKTGYPTQKPEGVLRRIVQASSRPGDRVLDLFAGSGTLGAVASALGRDAVLVDDNPEAIRVMRERMPHADVRAV
- a CDS encoding LysR family transcriptional regulator; amino-acid sequence: MFELRRLRLLHELSVRGTIAEVAASLSYSPSTVSQQLALLEREAGVALLEPDGRRVRLTAEGRMLAEHAARMLDLDEAARAALAAPGALEPVRLAAMPTAAETIVPAALTLLAARAPQLRVELEELPPEESLFELSARRFDLVIAEQYPGHTREVHAGLEHRLLGEDPIRIVLSPDEAPAPLASLRDRAWVLEPAGTAARQWAVQQCRAAGFEPDVRFEADDLTAHIRLITAGHAVGMLPDLIWGDEPSGMSLASLPGSPVREVFTAVRTAGRASESVTLVRDALAEAFASHRKVAP
- a CDS encoding LLM class flavin-dependent oxidoreductase; its protein translation is MEVHFVAALEQLEPSDAVRLAALAEDSGFAGTVLSDRFQPWLPQQGQSAFAWTVAGAVGQRISGTVTVSAVPGYRQHPASVAQASATLSALRSGGEQRDWHRLLLSAGDAIDEHVVGGYWPEAHERATRLFESAEIIRKLFTASAKGSDVRHAGAHHRLETSRLWTMPTTPPSVQIWAGGPVTARRAGREGFGIVVQAAPADRLVALLRAFREGAREGGHAPGRATVHAQLSWAPTDEEALANALTDWPMAGLRFPRGDIRSPFDVAQLARAVSPDDIRSRIPVSADPTVHAAHLRALAALGFDTVHVHNVSRAQDAWLEIYAREIAPEMGA
- the cofE gene encoding coenzyme F420-0:L-glutamate ligase translates to MLTVWPLPGIPEVQSGDDLAALILAALQPTPLEDGDVLVVTSKIVSKAEGRIVAADDREAAITAETARIVATRPRADGGVTRIVQNRLGIVGAAAGVDASNTASGTVLLLPIDPDASARDLAGALRAATGAEVGVIISDTLGRPWREGQTDIAIGAAGVHIFDRLGGQVDSAGRPLIVTLPCIADELAATGDLVKGKLSGCPVAVVRGMGRVVGGLDLAGAASIVRDASKDMFRLGADEAYRAGFEDGRAVADADAHAIRAEEEI
- the fgd gene encoding glucose-6-phosphate dehydrogenase (coenzyme-F420), whose protein sequence is MLKLGYKASAEQFGPRELVDFAVMAEDFGFESVAVSDHFQPWRYTGGHAPFSIAWAAAVGERTSRIRIGTSVMTPTFRYNPAVIAQAFATLGMLNPDRVFLGVGTGEALNEIATGFRGAGAQDWPEFRERFARLRESVRLMRALWTGERVSFEGDYYSTHDASIYDVPDGGVPIYIAAGGPTVAKYAGRAGDGVIVTSGKGRELYEDQLVPAVKEGLELSKRKLADIDRMIEIKISYEETEDAALANTRFWAPLSLSKEQKHDITDPIEMEKAADALPIEQVAKRWIVGADPDAVVAQVKDYVDWGFNNLVFHAPGHDQERFMTLFQRDLAPRLRALEAPDA
- a CDS encoding HNH endonuclease signature motif containing protein codes for the protein MNSTAALLDRVVADLDQVLGADAFAALSDAERLVVLRRAGDALRRVEAVVVETVASSDPVGLANGVGCRSMNELLQRTLRVDSRAAAQIVKASRAVHRETDLTSGAPLPARWPALRQAMLDGAIGVTGLLAATGPVESAGDRIGAADRWKADAVLAEVVRGYVATDGTDGGAEDTDADGGDTDADGTQPDRVPAATPEDVKSIAHAIALRLDPDGAEPTEQRAMTRRFLSVGRMRDGVYPLRGNLLPETYAQLQLLLDAQLNPKTDGPPAPEGVAFRPSDDAGNDRADDAGVDGDEFNSDPRSVLDTRTRGQKQHDALTAALGIAARNADMPSLGGAAPTLVVHLDSADSSWATIPGVEAPVHAAVARHAGCTGTIQRVFTEQGRIVGMTVTDRIFTVYQRRAITLRDKECLIPGCHVPASWCEIHHVTEWARGGPTSTDNGVPLCWWHHRSLEYSGWEIRMNHGLPEIRGPAWWDPEHRWRTPRLSLPDFAYT
- a CDS encoding cellulase family glycosylhydrolase, with the translated sequence MPTVLNRVAAGLALATAAVLTFAPAASAAPAPAASGIHVAGKPDKPAKPGKPDKPGKPGKPAKPGKSDATVTTPDGRVFITDKQGRALQLRGYNAAKYVHDRLNPADIETMADQGFNFLRLVVQWQYFEPEQGQYDQSYFDYVDSVLDAADREGVHVMLDMHQDVYGPVFGASGAPEWATRTDGLPFEDDPANWFNNYFQPAVMRAFTHLYNDADLQRAQQDLWTEVAGAFNEHESLLGYDLFNEPFGEFIEEDGGDWVTASARIESTQISDMYDRLIPAIRSVDDDSWIFVEPTVLVGYGVPTQLRSFDDPRDGKARLGYAPHFYNTGVEEGGDWTQDDFVVNYEAAISAYPTANGMPMIVGEWGVPNSRTPGNAALVAAQVSAMERFASGWAIWYYCASDGGGYCAMNGDGGAAPGNEPAYGPYARAIEGVPGAEQFDAATGTYTVTFTAGAGQSEIWVPQSTYAKGAKVSITGGKAHYNAKKQLLHITAKPGAKVTLTLTR
- a CDS encoding LLM class flavin-dependent oxidoreductase — encoded protein: MDYGQPLLFGSSITPLNGSAPFGDAAGDPLVPVRLAQRSEELGLDLVTVQDHPYQPRFHETWTLLSWIAGATERIRLSPNVLNVPMRPPAVVARAAASLDLLSEGRVELALGAGAFWDAMTAMGASRLSPGESVTALEEAIEIFRGVWDLSRSTPLHVRGEHHRVTGADRGPAPAHRIPLHIGAGKARMLDLIGREADGWVLPGGPAGLGMLADGNAVIDDAARSMGRSPREVRRILNLSGRFRDGGGSSLFDGPWEQWVEQLVPLMLDGGISTVLLSGDDESALETFATRVVPAVREAVAEHRDARGTDIGPIVPLSVRARRRSGIAYDKLPASLAEVAVEPGDVGYGAAKSTYLRGGTPGIVLRPRSASDVSAAVTWARQQSVELSVRSGGHGFSGRSTNDGGVVIDLSRMHGITVLDEQARRVRIEPGARWGDVAAALRPHGWAISSGDSGGVGVGGLATAGGVGYLSRAHGLTIDHVRAVELVLADGSQIRASEDQHPELFWGMRGAGFAFGIVTAFEFEADVVGDIGFGQLQHDVAGDIAGFLVRWGAAVEASPRDTTSFLIMGGQQGGGMIAQTMNVIDSDDPDTVLERLQRLADVAPLVGQQAMLMTYDSLVTAGPRTGHSGYGEPTGRSGLLEHITPAFAADAEQLLTRGATSFFQIRALGGATTDVASDATAFAHRSAQFSVLAMSSSPDRIDPIWDAMRRHFTGLYLSFETDQDPARLHDAFPPETLERLRALKRQYDPDNVFHDNFDLDPERPAA